In Vicinamibacterales bacterium, a single window of DNA contains:
- a CDS encoding IS1 family transposase has protein sequence MNRLPVAKRAQILSMLCEGNSMRSVSRLADVSINTVSKLLVDAGRVCAAFHEDQVRGVKAKRVQVDEIWSFTYAKRKNVTEKIAEAVAGAGDTWTWTGIDADSKLVISWLVGGRDAGYAITFMNDLRSRLANRVQLTSDGHKAYLVAVEEAFGMDVDFAQLIKIYGTASVEDQRRYSPAECTGCIPTPITGDPDPKHISTSFAERQNLTMRMHMRRFTRLTNGFSKKLENHIHMVAIYTVFYNWLKVHKTLRVTPAMQAGLTDRVWDMAEIVTLVDQVLAPEKSN, from the coding sequence ATGAACCGGCTGCCCGTCGCCAAGCGCGCACAAATCCTCTCGATGCTCTGTGAGGGGAACTCGATGCGCTCAGTGTCGCGCTTGGCCGACGTGTCCATCAACACCGTTTCCAAGCTCCTGGTTGACGCTGGCCGCGTCTGCGCGGCGTTCCATGAGGATCAGGTTCGCGGCGTGAAGGCGAAGCGGGTCCAGGTCGATGAAATCTGGTCGTTCACATATGCCAAGCGGAAGAACGTCACCGAGAAGATCGCGGAGGCTGTCGCGGGCGCTGGCGATACCTGGACGTGGACCGGCATCGATGCTGATTCCAAGCTCGTTATCTCATGGCTCGTAGGTGGCCGTGATGCCGGTTACGCGATCACGTTCATGAATGACCTTCGTTCGCGTCTGGCGAACCGGGTACAACTCACCAGCGACGGCCACAAGGCGTATCTGGTGGCCGTCGAAGAGGCGTTCGGTATGGACGTTGATTTCGCCCAGCTCATTAAGATTTACGGTACGGCGTCGGTCGAAGACCAGCGGCGCTACAGCCCTGCCGAATGCACTGGTTGCATCCCGACGCCGATCACTGGCGACCCTGACCCGAAGCACATTTCGACCAGCTTCGCGGAGCGCCAGAACCTCACCATGCGGATGCACATGCGCCGATTTACGCGCCTGACCAACGGGTTTTCAAAGAAACTCGAAAACCACATTCACATGGTGGCGATCTACACGGTGTTCTATAACTGGCTGAAGGTTCACAAGACGTTGCGCGTGACCCCGGCCATGCAAGCCGGTTTGACCGACCGCGTTTGGGACATGGCCGAGA